CAGCTGATCCAGCATGGCCGCGTTGTCCTCGTCGGACCGGATGTCGCCGAGCTCGCCGCCGTGCCGGTCGCGAAACACGTGAACGTGCAGTGCGGGCCAGGGATCCGGGATGCGGTAATCGCGGAAAAACGAGAACAACTTCCCGTCGCCACCGTCCAGCAGCTGCCGCTGCACCCCCACCGCGCCTGCCGCCGTCGTCCAGACGTGGATCTCGTCGATCCGCTCCCCTTCCTGCCGCGTCAAGGCGTACAGCGTCTCGGTCACAATCTGCGGCGACGTGCCGAGGACGCACACCAGCACTGTCCGCGACACGAACGGTTCACCTTCATCTCCGTTGCGACCTTTGTGCTCGACGAAGTTCGTCACCAAGCGTGCGGGTGAGCCGCTTCGGTGGCTTCGGTGAGTCGTCGAAGCGAATCACCCAGTCCTTGTCTCTGCCATTCTTCACGGAGTTCCAGAGTTCCTCGGCGTCTTTGTACAAGCGGTCAAGCCGAACATCGCGGGCGTCCCGCTGGGCGTAGTGATGCAAGTTGTTTCTGAGGTATCCGATTTTTTCGACCTTCTCCCTAAGTCCCTCGTTTGACCATTGGCCCATGGCTAGACGCTTTTTCGCGGCCTCCTGTTCGCTCTTGTCTCTCCAGTCCTTGAGATTATTGCTATTGTGACGCAGCACTTTCAGCGTGCACCACTCATACATCAAACCAAGAGCCTGCACGACTCGTCCGTGTTGCAGCAGCTTGTCGATAACCTTCGCTTGACGTTCCAACTCAGCGTCGTCCAGTTCCTCGGGTACATCGCCGCTCGCGGGAATAAATTCGGAGGCCACATCTTCCAGCGCCCGGAACAACCGTTCGCCCAGCGGAATGCTCCCCTTCAGGCGCTCCGGAAGACCCCGTTTCAGTTCGTCACGCAGGGCGGCCGCCGTCCGCGCCATCTCAACCGGAAGCGCGGCTTCGGTAGCCACGGAAAAGAGCTCGAGTCGCGATAGCAAACGCCTGGATGGCTCGTCGTCTTGAGCACCATCCGCGGAGGAACGGATCTTCTGCATAAGGCGCGTGGGCAGCAGCGTGTCTCGGAACACTCGCATTACGTATACCCACTCGAGCATGTCGAGGAAGGGGCTCAGGTTGACAATGGGCCCAGGGTGTTCTGTTTGACTGGACATGCCGTAGTACATTTCCTTGACCGCGACCGACGGGTTGACGAGGCTCAGATATTGAACGGCCAAGGAAAAGACGAACGGACTCGCTCGCAAACCGTGCGTGACGTCAATGACCAACTCGCAGTTGTCAGGAATGCCAGCAAGGAGCCGCTCGATGATCTGGCGGAGCTCGGTCCTGTTGCTCCCGAGGGGAATGTCGATGAACTCTACGGGAATTCGGACGTTGTCGATCACGAATGCATCGCGGACTTCTTGTTCGCGCTCCCGCGCCTTGGCTGTTACCAGAACAATTGCCTTATCCGGATAGTCGGCAATCCCAAGCTGCTTCTGCAGCTTCACCAAAGCCACCGGCGCGAGTGTTGCTTCTACCGGTCGATGGTCGACAGGCGCGTCTGCTAGGTAATATTGCGCCTTGCGCGGCTCCGTCCCCAGCATGAAAATGATTACTCGCTGCCGCATTGCCCCTCGCCTCCGACGCTGCTTCGACCTCTTTGGCCGGTTTCTAGCGCGAACGACATTTTTGTCGCATCTTACTTCTTGCGGAACTCAAGATCCTTTTTTCGGAGGAACATCCGGGCTTTTCTCATTTCTTGGCGTGTACGCCCATCAACAAACAACTTTTTAAAGGAAATTGTTGTTACTGAACGAAATGATTAGCTTGACTGGCAAACAGAGTCAAGCTATTCCGGTAATGCCTGAGGCGCCCAACTGAGCCATCTATCGGCTCGTCCACTCGCGGTGCCGGACAACGTGAGGAGACGGTCCATGGCAAAAGCGTTGCTTTCCGTCGAGGTTCCTGGCATTCGCCGCTATGTCTTCGGTACGGACGCACTGCGTGAAATTCGCGGTGCCAGCGCTCTGCTCGACGAGTTCAACCGGGTTCATATGCCTTCCGTCGTCACGAGCATGGCGGACGAGGTTGAAGTCGTCTTTGCCGGAGGCGGCACGGCGCTTTTTCTATTGCCCTCGGACAAGGCCGAAGCAGCTGCCGCCCGATTGGAACTAGAAATGCGACAACGTCTCGGAATGGCTTCTCTTAACACGGCTATCGTCGAAGTCCCGGACAATTTCACGTTGGAGTCCGACTTACAACCGGAAAACTACTACCAATTGCTCGGGGCACGGCTTGTCGTTAACAAAGGCGTGCTGCCCGAAGTTATCGGTCTGCCCACGCATTCCCTGATGCGCCCGTGCGACTCATGCGGCCAGAACTACGCCGAGGACGAAGTTCCCGCGCCCGACGGCCAAGTCAAGCTCCTGTGCGGCGTGTGCCGAAGGAAATGGGACCACAACCGTCGGTTGCAGCAAAGTTTTCGAGAGGGCCGCTTGTCCGGAGTCTGGCTCGAATTGCAGCCCCTCTTGTCCCGACCGGATCTCCTTCACCGTGAGCGGCCTGAAACCACGGAGCAGCTTGCCGAAGCGGACGGTCCCCCGCCGGAGAAGAACAACAGCTTGGCGCTGATCTATGCCGACGGGGACGGGCTCGGGACCTTGCTGCGGGAAGCGCGCAGCCTGGCGGAAATTCGCGCTGCATCCCGCGGCGTGCACCAGGCCATGCTGGCCAGCGTGGCCGCAGCCATCGAGGGGCCACTTCAGCCCACCGAAAAGTCGAAATGGCTGCCGTTTGACATTCTCCTGCTCGGCGGCGACGACCTCGTCCTCGCAACAACAGCCAGACGGGCCTTCGAGACAGCGATGGTGCTGGCGGAAACCTTCCCGAAGGAAAGCGCGAAGCAGAACATCCCGCGGCCGCTGTCGTTGTCGCTGGCGGTCGTCTTCGCCCATCCTCACCATCCATTCCGCTTCATGCTGGACTTGGCTGACGGATGCCTGCGCGCGGCCAAGCGCGAGCGGTTCCGCCGGCGGAAAGAGCAACCTGATACCGATGTGTTCGGACTAATCAACTATGCTTTCGCCGGCGATGCGCCCGGCGGCGACTACGCGGCCTATGAAGACGCCCATCTTCGCCAAGAGGCCGTGGGAGACGCTCCGGCGGTGCTTCGCACACTGCGGCCCTACACTGTGGACGAGCTTAAGCGCATGCTGCGTTTAGCAGCCAGACTGGCTGAGCACAAACTGCCTCCGCAATGGCTGCAAGCGCTGCGCGAGACGGCGTATCTCGACAAGGTGGTCGGAATCCGGACAGGCCGTATGGCGTTGGCCCGCATGGGGATGGACCCGGAACGAGGGACTCAGCCGGGAGACGTGGCCAGACAGGTAATCGACGAAATCGCAAACGGTCGTCCGGTCGAATTCCCGTGGATTATCGACGGAGATCGGCTCGTCAACGTCTGGCCCGAGCTGGTGGATCTGATGCCGCTGGTGCGCGACATGGAGGTCGAACGCAGTGGAAGAACGCGGTGAGTGGCTGGAAATTCATTACCGGATTCGCTTCGTGACGCCTTTTCACCTGGGCACCGGCGTCACCAGTGGCTTGATCGATAGCACGACGGCGCGGCAACGTACGGCCTCGAGGATCGACGACGGACTACTGTACGTGCCGGCCTCGACGCTCAAAGGGACTATCCGCGACCACTGCGAGCAGATCGCCCTGCTCGCCGGGTTCCCCGGGCGCGACCCGTATGAAGCCTCGACGGCGTACACGCCTATGCCGAACCATCCCATCGACCGCCTTTTCGGGTCAGCGCGCCGGCCGGGTACGCTCTGGTTCGCCGACGGGAGGCTTGTCGAAGAACAGCGGCAGCTGCTAGCCGACGCGCTGGCTCGGGCTATGCCGCCGCTGGGCTGGCAGTCGTTTTATCGCACCCGCGTGGCCCTCTCGCACATCCGCCGCACAGCCCTGACAGGGCGGCTGTTCAGCGTGGAACTCGGCCTTCCGGGCATGGAGTTCGAAGCGTCCGTTCGAGGACGCGTCCAAGGCCAGCCGATTCCGGGTGCGGAGGAGTTGGCTACTTGTCCGACGCTGCTGCTGGTCGCCGGCATGCTGATGGTGGATCGGCTCGGCGGCCAGAAGTCGTCCGGAAGCGGGCGGTGCGAGCTGAACATCACGTCGCTCCGGATCAACGACAAAGAGATCGCCCCCGAAACCCTTTTGCAGCATCTGGAGGTTCTCAGCGTCGTTGCCGGGGAGAGGGGAATGACCGCGTGACGTCCACAACGCTGCTGTTTGAGGCTCTAGCTCCCGTCAGCATCCGAACCGGCCGGGAAACGACAAATTCGGAAACGCTCCGGTATATTCCCGGGCACACGCTGCGCGGCGCGCTGGCGTCGGCTCACCGCTTGCTCCGTCCCGAGCGCACTGACGAGTTCTCGCGTTTCTTCCTTTCGGGAGCGGTACATTTTTCGAACGCGTACCCGGCAGAGATCGAGGTAAGGGCACCGGAGCTTCTGCCGCGTCCGCTGCCCCTGACGACCCGCTCGTGCAAGCGATACCCAGGATTCGAGACCTCCGGGTCTACGCAACACGGCGTCGTAGACGCCCTGATTCCGTCTTTGCTGTTTGCGCTTACCGGGCAGCGCCACCTCGACGTGCTGTCGCCGCTTGACGCATGCTCCGCGGTCACGTCTCGCGGCGATCGCTGCGGAGAGCCGTTGCAAGCGATCCGCGGCTTCTTCCAGCGGCGGCCAGGCCAGGCGGGATACGCCCTGGTCGTCCCGCGGGTTCAGCTCACAGCGCACGTGGGCATTAATCGTGCTCGGCGCACCGCGCAAGAAGGCGTTCTCTACCAACATGAAGCCATGGTGCGCGGGACGTGCTTCGCTGCCACGTGGCGCGGCGAGGCCGCTCTGTTGGACGAGCTTATTGCCTTCGCGCAAGAAGCGGCCAACAAGGGGGCGTTGCGCGTCGGCACGGCTCGCTCTCGAGGACTAGGTGAGCTCGGACTGCGAGCAGTGTCCAACTACCCTGACACGACTCCCGAGTCACTCGCTTTCCGCCTAAAGGCCTTTGCCGAACGGCTTCACGGCTATGCGGACAAAGTCGGCGTCTCGCTTCCCGCGGGAACGTTAGTTCCGCTGACGCTGAACGCCGACGCCATTGTACGCGATAGATTCGGCCGCTATCTCGGTCTGCCCGGCCAGGAATACTGGGCAAGTCTCGGTTTCCCGGCCGGCACCCGGGTGGTGTGGAGTGCAGTCGAAGCGCGCCGGATCATGGGTTGGGATGCAGTACTCGGGCTTCCTAGAGACGACCAATGGGCCCTGGCCATGGGGTCCGTTCTGGTCTTGCTTGTGCCGGCGTCCGTCGAGGACGTTGTTCCGGTACTGACGCAGCTCGAAGCACACGGGCTCGGCGAACGGAGAGACGACGGTTTCGGCCGCGTCACCGTCGCCGACGCATTCCACTTGGAGGTGGGAGCGGCATGACGAATCAGCGGCTGGTTAGGCGCTACCTGACTGTTGAGATTGAAAAGCTCTATGACAAAGCTACGCGACTTGGAGAAGTCGCGGGACGCATATTTGGCGGCCAGAGGTCCGAACGCAGCAGAAGTCAAATGACGAATCTTCTGAACGTGGCAAACCGATCCGACGCACCGGCGAGAGTCATATCCCACGTGAAAGATCAGGCCGGAAGGCACAACGAGTGGCATCAAGAAAATTTTGCCGCGGATTTGTTAGAGGTGCTCGAACAAGACCTGCGGGCGGCTGCATCGCGAATCGCAGACAGACTGCCCTCCCCTCCGTCCGAGGAAGAGTTCTACGAAATCCACCTGCAGCTGATTCGAGAGTTTATCGTGCACATGAAAGCCGAGTACGAGTACAGTCGCACCCTTGCGGCGGCGTCGTCTAGACCCGCTGGCGCCAACTACGCGACGCAGCGCCATGGAGGGAATCGCAGATGATCCGGCCCTTCAACAAGACCATCGTCGAAGGCGAGTTGGAGTTCACCACCGCGATGCGCATCGGCGGCCCGACAGACCAGTACAGCACCACGAAAGCGCCGCTTTTGCGCACGCCCGAAGGTCTTCCCTACATCCCCGGCTCCAGCATGAAAGGCGTGTTCCGCTCCACCGTCGAACGGTTCGTGGCGGGTCTCGGCGGCCGCGTGTGGACGTGCCTGCTCGAGGACGAGAGGTGTCCTGGGACGCAAGGCAAAGCGCAGCAAGAGCTGTATCGCAGACGAAGCGCGGGAGGCATCACGGATAAGGAGTTGGCTGAGCAGGCCGCAGCCCGGCTGTGCGACACATGCAAGCTCTTCGGCTCGCCGTTCTTCGCGTCAAAAGTGGCGTTCGACGATCTTTATCTATTGGAAGGAGAAAGCGGCATCATCGAACGCCGCGATGGCGTGAGCATTCACCGGGACTCGGGGCGAGCGGCCGACCTCCGCAAGTTCGACTTTGAAGCCACCGCTCCCGGGCAGCGCTTCGGATTTCGGCTCACCCTGGAAAACGCCAACGACGTCGACCGGGCACTGATCGCCGTGGGTTTGACTGAGCTGATGTCGGGGAGCGTCCGAATCGGCGGATACACGAGCCGAGGCTTGGGGGCTTGCCGGCTGAACAACGTGTGCATCTACCATGTGGACTTTGACTCGCCGGATCCCGCGGAGCGCCTGCGCACGCTGCGCCGGTACTTGACCAATCGAGAACTGAAAGACAAGATGACGCAGCTGGACCCGTCGGTGCTGAATGAATGGCTGGATCCCCTGTTTGCCGACGTTGCGACGGCCGGCGGCCTGGAGGGAGCCCGTCATGCTTAAACGCTTCCTAAGCGAGCTGGTTATCCCCTTGGAGATCGTGGCGGAAGGTCCCATTTTGGTGCGCTCCGGGTTCGCTAGCGTCGAAATCCCAGAGGATCTGGCACCGGTTGTGACCGTGAAAGACGGTATCGAACAGCCTCTAATTCCCGGCAGCAGCTTAAAAGGCGTGTTGCGCAGCCACGCGGAGCGCATTATGCGGACGCTCAGCTCGCATGAAGCCGTGTGCGATCCCTTCGGAAACAACTCGTGCGGGCGACGGCTGCAGAGCGAAGCGGTACCCGACGCCTATGCGCACAGCTGCCCGGCGTGCCGCTTGTTCGGATCCACCGCATACGCTAGCCGATTCTCCATCGACGACGCATACATCAAACCCGGAACCAAATGGACGTACGAGAAGCGCGACGGAGTCGGGATCGATCGTTTCACCGGCGGAGCGGTGGATCGATTCAAATTCGAGTTGGTGGCCGTCGGCGCCGGTGCGACCTGGGAAACGACGGTTCGCGTGCGCAATTTCGAGTGTTGGCAGCTGGGGCTTGTGCTGGTTGTCCTGAAGGACTTGCAGGACGGCTTTGTGCGGATCGGTTCCGGCACGCGGCGTGGTCTCGGCGCCGTCAGGGGCGTATCGAACAAGATCGAACTGCACGTCGTCAGCCGAGAACAGCCGCCGGCTCACGAAATCTGGGGAATTGGCCGCTGGCTAGGCGACGGCAGCTACGGCACGTATGCGGACGACGTCTTGCGCGTCACTGAATCTCTGCGGTGGGAGAGAGCCGGTCTGCGCTGGAAGGCAACCATCACGGGCGATGCCCTGCACGAGCTGCAAGAAGTGGCGACGGCTGAGTTCGTCCGACGCCTCGAGCGGTGGCCCAGCCTGGCGCGAGCGGAAGTGAGCCGCCGATGAGCGCGGAACGGGGAGAGCGCATTTACAGCGGAGAGTTTGCTTCGCTTCAGGAGTTTGAAAAGTGGCTGGCCGACCGCGACTGGTTTTCGCGCTTGGCTCAAGAAGGCGAACAGGTGTGGGCCGTTCTGACACGCAAGCCGCGCGCATGGCTGGCGCCGGCGGAGATGATGACGTCCTTGAAGGTTATGCGCGTGCAGGGGGAACTGGCCATTGTTCCCTATGAACAAGGCGTCATCTTTTGCGCCGGTTTTCAGGTGCGCTGGCGCCCCGTGTCGGCCCACCGTGGCGCGTTCGACGACAGTCAGGCCAAGGTATGGGTCGACTACATAGGCGAGCACGTGGACGACTGCGCGCCGCTCGAAGAATGTCTTGTTCTCGGCGGCAAGGAGGCGGGAATTCACATTCAAGAACGCCATTACCTGCTCTGGGGCGAACAGTTGGCCAACGGTTTGTACGGCGAAGGGCGGATTCCGATCGAAATTGATTATCCTCTGGCTACGCCTGCGCGCCGCGTTCGGGTCGTGGTGCGCTCCTTCGTTGACGAGGCCACCGGCCGGCCCGTGGCGGAACGCTGGCTTCGATTGGAGGGCGTCGAGTGAATCCGTACAATTTCGTACGCATAAACTGGGACAATCCCCCGGAACGACGCCGCCCGTTGTTCTGGGATCGGTTCCAGGGACTCGCCGGGCGCATCGAGGGGCGCATTGTCGCGGAGACGGCACTTCTGGTCAGGGGCAACGACGATGAACACCAACAAGGCGGTTTCGTCCGCAACAGCGCGGGACAAGAAATAATTCCGGGCAGTTCCCTTAAGGGGCTCATTCGGGCCGTCGTCGAGATCGTGGGCAATGGCTGCTGGCACCGGTACACAGGGCGCTACCGCATGTTTCCGGAGCGACGAGATGACCGGCGCCTGCTGGACTTGTCCAAGCATTTGCCGGAGGACTTCTACCCGTGCCGCGACAAGAACTCGCTCTGTATCGCCTGCCGGCTGTTCGGATTTACGGGTCGCGAGAACGGTTACGCCGGCGCCGTTTCGTTCAACGACGCCGTGTGTGTAGAGCGCCGACCGTTCCAGTCCGGGTACTTGCCGCCGCTCATGCCGCCGAAGCCCCGGCACTCGGCTTGGTACACTCCCGACCGTCAGCGGCTGGCGGGGCGGAAGCTGTATTACCACCAGCGCGCCGTGCAGATAACGCAGTCCGGTCCTCGCGGCAACGGGCGCAGAGTGCAACCTCTTGGACCGGGGTCCAAGTTCGTGTTCACGGTTCAATTCTCGCAGGTAGACCCTCGCGACTGGCCCGTTCTACTGTACGCGCTGGTACTGGAAGACACGATGCGCCACAAACTAGGCTACGGTAAGCCTGTGGGCCTCGGAACCGTCCGCATCGAACTCACACGTTTGGAACTGATCGATTTGGCAGCTAGGTATCGTTCCAACGCCCAGCCCACGATTTACGAAGGCGACGCGTTGGTGCAATACGTCGCGTCAACGATCGCTCCTATCGTAAGCAACCGCGACAGCGTGACGTTGAATGACTTGAGGAGCATTTGGGCTTGGCCGCCCAAGCACGCGAGACATGCGTACCCAACGCGCGAGTGGTTTGCGCGTTACCCACAGGCTTCTATTGAAGAGACGGGGAGCTGATAGGTTTGATCGGACTTTTCAAGCGATACATCGAAGAAGGTCGCGAAGACGAGACGATTGAGCTAAAGCTTTCGTACCATCCAGGCGAGGCGACACGTGAAATCGTGGCCATGGCCAACGCCGGCCGGCGCGGGTACATCCTGTTCGGCGTCGCGGAAGCGAGCCAGCGCAGCGCCTCGGAGCCATTTATTTCGTCACAGAACGAACACTTTTCGAATCCAGATCTGACCGAGCGGCAGCTGCGGGAGTTTATGTTGCGGCGGGTAAATCCTGTGCCGCCGTTCCGGGTTTATTCCATGCGCTGGACGACCGGTGAGCTTCTCGGCGTCGTGGCCGTTGGCCTTTCAGACACTTTGCACGAATTTACGCAAGAAATCTTCAACCGGCGAAATGAACCCATCTGCAGACCGGGCACCTTTATCATGCGTGACGGCGTGCAGGTGCGCGCCATGTCCCTGGAAGACATCAACAGGCGCCTGCAACAAATCTCCTCGGCAACGGCGATGAAGTTCGTCGACGTCATCAATTTCGGCCATGCGCTGACGGAGGAACAGATCAAGGAACTTCGGGACCTGGGGTACAACGTAGGGATTCCAAACCTGGGAGAGATGGTGCACCTGAACGATAATGAACCCCTTGGCCCTCAGGTAGAGCGCATCCTGGATTCTTTCGGATACTCCAAGGCGGAATGGGAACGCTGCGGCACCGACAACTTGTTCGTGCTGCCGACTCATGCAGAAATCGCTGGGGTTTTTCTGGCGCAATTGCACGGGCGCATGGGTCATTTTCCGCGTATTATCCGCCGGGTCCGAGGGGCCGACGGAGCCTTCCATGTGACGGAAGTCATTGACTTGCAAAACATGCGACTCCAGCAACGGGCGCGAGCTATCAGCGTCTGACGCTCCCCACCATCGGCAACATGGCCGGCCATGTTGCCATGCTTGGACCCTCCGGCCGACTCTGCTATGCTGGCAGCGCGCCAGGTCGGCACGGAGGTGAATCCTGTGCTTGTATACACCACGGGTGGGCAGAGCGGCGATTCCAACCTGCAGCTGGTGGTCCGAGCCAGCGCCCGAGCCAGGGCAGCGGCGCAAGCGCGCGGCATTCCTTCCCGCGCCTTACACTTTGCGCCGGTCCACGTCGCCGCGCGAATCGTCGGTGACCTCCGGCCGGGCGACTGCTTCGTCGTCTCCAGCGATTACATCCAGGCGTTTCTTGTCTGCCGGGTCGTGGACAGGCAGGTGCACGACGACCACGTCTTCGCTGAAGTGCACGTCGAAGACATAGGGAACCAGGAACACATCTTCCACGTGGAGCGGACCCGGTTTCTGATCTCTATTTCGAGGGAATCCGCTTCGCCCCGCGACCCGCGAGACCAGCACGAAGACTCGGACGGAGGATCGCCGCGACGCTAGATGAAGGTGTGGAGGCCGCTTGCCTGAGAAGCTCAGCGCCCGCGTGAGCGCTACCGCGTCGTCGACGGGCGTCCATAGCGGAGCTTCCTTGGGACGCCCGTCTTCCTTTCCAACCGCGCGGTCGCCCCTTCAGATGCAAGAGCTCGCCGTTGGACTCAGCTCTGCATGAAGGCCAAAATAGCTCTGCATGGGGCCAAAATACGCGCCGACCGGACCTTGCACCACGGCGAACCGGGCGTTCTCCCATTGGCTTACCGTCAGCACGCGCCCGCCGTCCACCTCGACTCGCCGCACGCTGTCCGCCACGTCCGCGACCCGAATGGGCGGCATCCACTGCAGCAGCAAACGTTCAAACTCGGCCTGCCGCTGCCCGAGGCCGATGATGGGGATCCCGGCGTTGTTCAGAAGGTCCCCCCGCCACAAGGGCTGCGGCCCCGTGCCCAACACCTGCGCGTAAAACCGCACTTCCCGCTGGTGTTCGGGCACGGCGATAGCGGTGTCCCGCGCCAGGACCCGTGTGCCCGGCAGCGAAAGGGATGCTGCACTCTACCTTTCCCATCCGGCAAGGGGAGCTTGAACGTGGCTGCTCGTCGACATCCGTCAAGACCGCTGTGGTTGTGCAAAGACGTCCATAGCGAGCTTCTGCGACTAACTATACCGACCATCATCTCTACGCTGGCCGTGCCGCTGCTGGGCATGGTGGACACGGCGGTGCTCGGGCGCTTGCCCGACGTCAACCAGTTAGCCGGCGCGGCGGCCGCAGGCATCATCTTGAATGTCGTGATGCAGATGTTTTTCTTTTTGCGCATGGGCACGACGGCCCTCGTCGCGCAACAATGGGGCGCCGGGAACCCCCGCGGCGCCGCGCTGGTGCTTTTTCAGTCCTTGACCCTGGCCGCCGTTTTCGGCTTCCTGCTCGTCGTCTTCCGGCGCCCCATCGCCGCGGCCGGCTTCGCGCTGGTGGGCGCCGAACCCGGCGTCACGGCGGTGGCCCACGACTATTTCTCCATCCGCATCCTCGAAGCGCCGTTTTACCTCATGACGCTGGCGCTGACGGCGCTCATGCGAGGCCAAGGCGACGCGCTGGTGCCGATGTACGTCGTCATCGGCGTTAACGCGGTCAACGTCGTGGGCGACTTACTGCTGGTGCCGGGGACGTGGGGGCTGCCGTCGCTGGGAGCGGTGGGTGCGGCGTGGGCGTCGGTGGCGGCGCAGGCCGCGGGCTGGGCGGCGGCGTTCTGGGTGGGCTGGCGCCGCATCAGGACGTACTGGGACTGGACATGGCTACGCCGCTGGCGTCAGCTGCCCTGGCGGCGCTTCTTCGCCGTGCAGTCGCACTTGTTCGTTCGCACGCTGGTGCTCGTCTTGACGTTTTCCGCCGTTACGTCCCTGGCGGCGCGCTTGGAGTCCGCCACGCTGCTGGCAGCCCACGCCATCTTGATGCAGTTTTGGCAGCTCGTCAGCTACGCCGTCGACGGCTTCGCGTTCGCTACCGAAACGACGGTGGGCAGCTGGCTCGGGCGAGGGGAGCGGCACATGGCCCACGCGAGCGCGACGGCCGCTCTCGTCTGGGGTGTCGGCCTCGGCACGCTGTTCGGCGTGGCGTACTTCTTCTTCGTTGACGATTTCGCGGTATTGTTCACGCACAACGAAGACGTCCTCGCCGTCGTCGTCAGCCTCGTCTGGGCCGTGGCCGTCAGCCAGCCCATCAACGCCGCGGCCTACATCTTCGACGGCATCTTAATCGGAGCCACCGACACCCGCTACTTGCGCAACGCGATGCTCTTGAGCACGGCGGTTTTCGCCTTCATCATCGCTGCCGGCTGGATGACGGCAGGCTTGTCGCTCCCGCTCATTTGGTGGGCCATGCTGGTGTTCATGGGCATGAGAGCGCTGACGCTGGGGCTTCGGTTCCGGTCAGGGGCGTGGATGGACCATGGAATTGTCACACGGCGAGCCGGCGAAGGTTGAGCCGTTCTGACGCAGCACCAAGGGCAAGCCAACGCGAAAAAAGGCAAGCCGCGG
The nucleotide sequence above comes from Bacillota bacterium. Encoded proteins:
- a CDS encoding CRISPR-associated RAMP protein → MIRPFNKTIVEGELEFTTAMRIGGPTDQYSTTKAPLLRTPEGLPYIPGSSMKGVFRSTVERFVAGLGGRVWTCLLEDERCPGTQGKAQQELYRRRSAGGITDKELAEQAAARLCDTCKLFGSPFFASKVAFDDLYLLEGESGIIERRDGVSIHRDSGRAADLRKFDFEATAPGQRFGFRLTLENANDVDRALIAVGLTELMSGSVRIGGYTSRGLGACRLNNVCIYHVDFDSPDPAERLRTLRRYLTNRELKDKMTQLDPSVLNEWLDPLFADVATAGGLEGARHA
- a CDS encoding CRISPR-associated RAMP protein, which gives rise to MNGWIPCLPTLRRPAAWREPVMLKRFLSELVIPLEIVAEGPILVRSGFASVEIPEDLAPVVTVKDGIEQPLIPGSSLKGVLRSHAERIMRTLSSHEAVCDPFGNNSCGRRLQSEAVPDAYAHSCPACRLFGSTAYASRFSIDDAYIKPGTKWTYEKRDGVGIDRFTGGAVDRFKFELVAVGAGATWETTVRVRNFECWQLGLVLVVLKDLQDGFVRIGSGTRRGLGAVRGVSNKIELHVVSREQPPAHEIWGIGRWLGDGSYGTYADDVLRVTESLRWERAGLRWKATITGDALHELQEVATAEFVRRLERWPSLARAEVSRR